A stretch of Brassica napus cultivar Da-Ae chromosome C6, Da-Ae, whole genome shotgun sequence DNA encodes these proteins:
- the LOC106403831 gene encoding uncharacterized protein LOC106403831 has product MTITFVYAFNEVESMTALWQELEDLNSSTPVSSHPWAVLGDFNQITRSNQHSQEMELDVDTSGMEDMNLALQEVEIFEAQSKGLTFSWWNNQEANPISKMIDHAFINQSWVQRFPAGYAEFLEPQQSDHAPCLFRLPDDERRAPKPFKFFNHIIDHPLFMETVRSNWNPNSVTGTYQFKLVRSLKILKKDLRGINQRNYTTLEHTARSEWHTLAKEEQKFYHQRSRVQWYDLGDKNTAFYHKTVNQRNAQNHIHLLTALDGSSITGIDAIKAHTADYFAEVLGAPQVVPSCSASVLLNLLPFRCSADQVEEIQKPVSEEEITRTVFFMPKDKSSGPDGYNVEFLRASWSIVGKDVIEAVKILFRNARLQKDMNITTLVLIPKTPEASSLGDFRPISC; this is encoded by the exons ATGACAATAACTTTTGTGTATGCTTTCAACGAGGTGGAGTCAATGACAGCTTTATGGCAGGAACTTGAGGATCTAAACTCATCTACTCCAGTCTCTTCTCATCCTTGGGCAGTACTAGGGGATTTTAATCAAATCACCCGATCTAACCAACACTCCCAGGAGATGGAGTTGGATGTTGACACTAGTGGCATGGAAGATATGAACCTGGCTTTGCAGGAAGTTGAGATATTTGAAGCTCAGTCCAAAGGACTTACTTTCTCGTGGTGGAATAATCAAGAGGCAAATCCAATTTCAAAAATGATAGACCACGCCTTCATTAACCAGTCTTGGGTGCAGCGATTTCCAGCAGGCTATGCAGAGTTCTTGGAACCACAACAATCTGACCACGCTCCCTGTCTTTTCCGTTTGCCTGATGATGAGAGGAGGGCTCCAAAGCCTTTTAAGTTTTTCAACCACATAATTGATCATCCGCTTTTCATGGAAACAGTGAGGTCAAATTGGAATCCAAACTCAGTGACGGGAACTTATCAGTTTAAGTTGGTGCGGTCCTTGAAAATTCTAAAGAAAGATCTCAGGGGGATAAATCAGAGGAACTATA CTACGTTGGAACACACCGCTAGATCTGAATGGCATACACTTGCAAAGGAAGAACAAAAGTTTTACCATCAGCGGTCCAGAGTTCAGTGGTATGATCTTGGAGACAAAAATACGGCTTTCTATCACAAGACGGTCAACCAGCGAAATGCACAAAACCATATTCACTTACTCACGGCTCTTGATGGAAGTTCGATAACAGGCATTGATGCGATAAAGGCGCACACAGCTGATTATTTCGCAGAAGTGCTGGGAGCTCCTCAGGTTGTGCCATCTTGCAGTGCTTCAGTGCTGTTAAACCTGTTGCCATTTCGATGCTCAGCGGATCAGGTGGAAGAGATTCAAAAACCGGTGTCTGAAGAAGAAATCACAAGGACAGTTTTCTTTATGCCTAAGGATAAAAGCTCTGGCCCAGATGGCTACAATGTTGAGTTCTTGAGAGCGTCATGGAGCATAGTGGGAAAGGATGTGATTGAagcagtgaaaattttgttccgGAATGCTCGCCTTCAGAAGGATATGAACATCACCACACTGGTTCTTATACCTAAGACACCTGAAGCTTCCTCATTGGGAGATTTTAGGCCTATCAGCTGCTGA
- the LOC106359075 gene encoding uncharacterized protein LOC106359075, whose product MLQLKDQLHNFLRCRVGDGSTALFWHDYWTELGPLLQPYGATGPRSLRIPLNATVSQVVNNGHWHLPTARSELDVTLQIILSTTTVPSTAHGDDVYLWRKGSGGFGPSFSSRVTWEGIRIPSPLVQWYSVVWFKEEIPRCSFISWTAFLGRLPTRDRLISWGLSVSPGCALCSLPDESIEHLFFHCPFAVATWSRFCGRYLASSPASLAEVVLLCQQLPGPHASRAVTVLKLLNQVIIYNLWRERNARIFTSVSSSEEAFFRVVDRAMRDRLMSLSRPSSSAPHPFLLELYFWFLSPYS is encoded by the coding sequence ATGCTTCAGCTAAAGGACCAACTTCATAACTTCCTCCGATGCAGGGTCGGAGATGGTAGCACAGCCTTGTTCTGGCATGATTACTGGACTGAGTTGGGTCCTTTACTTCAACCTTACGGAGCCACGGGTCCCCGTTCTTTAAGGATACCGCTTAACGCCACCGTCTCTCAAGTAGTCAACAATGGTCATTGGCATCTACCGACAGCCCGTTCTGAACTCGACGTAACGCTTCAGATCATCCTCTCTACAACGACAGTCCCGTCTACAGCTCACGGTGATGATGTATATTTGTGGAGGAAAGGCTCTGGGGGTTTTGGCCCGTCATTCTCCTCTAGGGTGACTTGGGAAGGAATACGAATTCCTAGTCCTCTGGTTCAATGGTATTCAGTTGTTTGGTTCAAAGAGGAAATTCCTCGTTGTTCCTTCATCTCTTGGACGGCTTTCCTAGGTAGACTACCAACTCGTGATCGTTTGATCTCTTGGGGTCTATCTGTTTCTCCAGGTTGTGCTTTATGTTCTTTACCTGATGAGTCTATAGAACATTTGTTTTTTCATTGTCCATTTGCGGTTGCTACTTGGTCTCGTTTCTGTGGCAGGTACTTGGCGTCTTCTCCTGCCTCACTTGCTGAAGTTGTTCTCCTCTGCCAGCAGCTCCCTGGACCTCATGCCTCACGGGCAGTGACTGTGCTCAAGCTTCTCAACCAAGTGATCATCTACAACCTTTGGCGCGAAAGGAATGCTCGCATCTTCACCAGCGTGTCATCATCTGAAGAGGCGTTCTTTCGAGTAGTGGACCGTGCCATGAGAGATAGACTGATGTCATTATCTCGGCCTTCATCCTCAGCTCCTCATCCTTTTTTGTTGGAGTTGTATTTTTGGTTCCTTTCCCCTTATAGTTAA
- the LOC106403125 gene encoding F-box/kelch-repeat protein At3g61590 has protein sequence MEAETSWTTYPYSYFTTHVPDAESYSEQSDDDETKVQTFSMDSLLPNDLLERILTFLPIASIFRAGTVCKRWNEIVSSQRFLSNFSNNNSVPQKPWYFMFTTTDDPSGYAYDPVIRKWYGFDLPCIETWNWFVASSCGLVCFTDNDCRNKIYVSNPITKQWRRLTEPPGHRSIDYASLSTSVNRAKQSYSVSIVKSKQAPGDFFQCEISVHLYSSETMTWTTRVTDVLTGWRGGDESVICGNVLYFLIYSTGGSDHRHGLVALNLSSISSSKGILMRSFIPMPCSLTCGRLMNLKEKLVVVGGIGKHDRPDIIKGIGVWVLKGGKEWQEVARMPQRFFQGFGELDDVFASSGSDDMVYVQSYGSPALLTFDMKLKCWKWSQKCPVSKKFPLQLFTGFCFEPRLEIAP, from the coding sequence ATGGAAGCAGAAACGTCTTGGACCACTTATCCGTACAGTTACTTTACTACACATGTCCCTGATGCTGAATCATACTCTGAGCAGAGCGACGATGACGAGACCAAAGTCCAAACCTTTTCGATGGATTCTCTTCTCCCAAACGATTTATTAGAAAGAATCCTAACCTTTCTCCCCATTGCAAGCATCTTCAGAGCAGGCACCGTCTGCAAAAGATGGAACGAGATTGTATCTTCTCAAAGATTCTTATCAAACTTCTCCAACAACAACTCTGTTCCTCAGAAGCCTTGGTACTTCATGTTCACTACCACCGATGACCCATCCGGTTATGCTTACGACCCGGTTATCAGGAAATGGTACGGTTTCGATCTCCCTTGCATCGAGACTTGGAACTGGTTCGTTGCTTCCTCTTGTGGATTGGTTTGTTTCACGGATAATGACTGCAGAAACAAGATCTATGTCTCTAATCCTATAACCAAACAGTGGAGGAGGCTCACCGAACCGCCCGGTCACAGATCTATAGATTACGCATCGTTGTCTACCTCCGTAAACAGAGCAAAACAGAGCTACTCTGTTTCTATAGTGAAGTCAAAGCAAGCTCCGGGAGATTTCTTCCAGTGCGAGATCTCTGTTCATCTCTACAGCTCCGAGACAATGACTTGGACAACACGTGTAACCGATGTCTTAACCGGATGGAGAGGAGGAGACGAGAGTGTGATCTGCGGCAATGTTCTTTACTTCTTGATTTACTCCACGGGAGGCTCTGATCATCGCCACGGCTTGGTTGCTTTGAATCTTTCGTCGATATCATCCTCTAAAGGAATCTTGATGAGGAGTTTTATACCAATGCCGTGTTCTTTAACCTGTGGGAGATTGATGAACCTCAAGGAGAAGCTTGTGGTCGTTGGAGGGATAGGGAAACACGATAGACCAGACATCATCAAAGGGATTGGTGTTTGGGTTTTAAAAGGAGGCAAAGAGTGGCAAGAAGTGGCGAGAATGCCTCAGAGATTCTTCCAAGGCTTTGGTGAGTTAGACGATGTTTTTGCTAGTAGCGGCAGCGATGATATGGTTTACGTTCAGAGCTATGGATCTCCCGCGCTTTTGACTTTCGACATGAAGTTAAAGTGTTGGAAGTGGTCTCAGAAGTGTCCTGTGTCCAAGAAGTTCCCTCTTCAGCTCTTTACTGGGTTCTGCTTTGAACCAAGACTCGAGATTGCTCCTTAG
- the LOC106403832 gene encoding uncharacterized protein LOC106403832, with amino-acid sequence MWNSLVDLQASSLVSSHPWAVLGDFNQMLRTSHHSNHLVSRVDVSGMDDANLGLQDAQLYEAQAKGVPYTWRNSQDVSPISTRIDHAFINQPWSSLFLDSYAEFLDPCQSDHAPWIVREAWNTDLITGTNQFKLVRSLKLLKRPLRSLNKRHFSGISDRVKEQKEKVDILRRALLTSPNSATAQEEHAERDKLNVLLKAEEKFYRQRSRVRLADVGDRNTHFYHMTVSTHATRNHIHYLKDADDRVLYSAEEIKSHAADYFQGILGAIDLPFSSVSLDILVSLLPFRCTDLQKNYLKREVTAAEIKATLFAMPFNKSPGPDGYSVEFIRSSWDVVGQDITSAVR; translated from the exons ATGTGGAATTCATTGGTCGACTTACAAGCTTCATCTCTAGTGTCCTCTCACCCTTGGGCTGTGTTGGGAGATTTTAATCAGATGCTGCGTACCTCACATCACTCCAACCACCTCGTCTCTCGTGTTGATGTCTCTGGAATGGATGATGCTAACTTGGGTCTTCAGGATGCTCAATTGTATGAGGCACAAGCTAAGGGTGTTCCATACACTTGGAGGAACAGTCAGGATGTTAGTCCTATATCCACGAGAATCGATCATGCCTTCATTAATCAACCGTGGTCTTCATTATTCCTTGACTCGTATGCGGAATTTCTCGATCCTTGTCAATCTGATCATGCACCGT GGATAGTAAGAGAAGCTTGGAACACAGACCTGATCACTGGCACAAATCAATTTAAGCTGGTTCGATCCCTAAAGCTGTTGAAGAGACCGTTGAGAAGCTTAAATAAGAGGCACTTCAGTGGTATATCTGATAGGGTTAAAGAGCAGAAAGAGAAAGTTGATATTCTCCGGAGAGCTCTCCTTACTTCGCCGAACTCTGCTACTGCCCAAGAGGAGCATGCTGAAAGAGACAAGTTAAATGTTCTACTCAAGGCAGAAGAAAAATTCTACAGACAGAGGTCGAGGGTTCGTTTGGCAGATGTAGGTGATCGTAACACACATTTCTATCACATGACTGTGTCTACTCATGCCACTAGAAATCATATCCACTATCTTAAAGACGCCGATGATCGTGTTCTGTATTCTGCGGAGGAGATCAAATCTCATGCTGCTGATTATTTCCAGGGGATCCTAGGTGCCATAGATCTACCCTTTTCTTCAGTTTCTCTGGATATCTTGGTGTCTTTGCTGCCTTTTCGATGCACTGATCTCCAGAAAAATTACTTAAAACGGGAAGTGACAGCAGCGGAGATCAAAGCTACTCTATTTGCGATGCCTTTTAACAAGAGTCCAGGGCCTGATGGTTACTCCGTTGAGTTTATCAGATCCTCTTGGGACGTCGTGGGTCAGGATATTACATCTGCTGTAAGATAA